A portion of the Krasilnikovia cinnamomea genome contains these proteins:
- a CDS encoding oxygenase MpaB family protein encodes MDSRHDVGLFGPGSVTWKLHKEPILYFGGLRSLYLQALHPRAVAGVVQNSDYRSDPWGRLTRTTDYVGTVIYGSTAEVAAAGRRVRRIHARLSAVDPRTGERFRIDDPELLRWVHVTEVESFLTTALRAGVKLTGAEVDAYYTEQRRAAEVVGLDPATVPGTAAETAEYYAAIQPELALTRDSAETGLFLTVPPVPDDWGSRAVRLGLTLGPTRWAYLGVAATAFGLLPPWARRMYGGLGWPTTDLTAGLSVRTVRLLIGAVLAAPPVRDRIMPMRQAALARAGLTA; translated from the coding sequence ATGGACAGCCGTCATGATGTCGGGCTTTTCGGTCCGGGTTCGGTCACCTGGAAGCTGCACAAGGAGCCGATCCTGTACTTCGGCGGGCTGCGCTCGCTGTATCTGCAGGCCCTGCACCCCCGCGCGGTCGCCGGGGTGGTGCAGAACTCCGACTACCGGTCGGATCCGTGGGGGCGCCTGACCCGCACCACCGACTACGTCGGCACGGTGATCTACGGCAGCACCGCGGAGGTCGCGGCCGCCGGGCGACGGGTACGGCGCATCCACGCCCGGCTGAGCGCGGTGGACCCCCGGACCGGTGAACGCTTCCGGATCGACGACCCCGAGCTGCTGCGCTGGGTGCACGTCACGGAGGTGGAGTCATTCCTGACCACCGCCCTGCGGGCCGGGGTGAAGCTGACCGGCGCGGAGGTCGACGCGTACTACACCGAGCAGCGGCGCGCCGCCGAGGTCGTCGGCCTCGACCCGGCCACCGTCCCCGGCACGGCCGCCGAGACAGCGGAGTACTACGCGGCCATCCAGCCGGAGCTGGCGCTGACCCGCGACAGCGCCGAGACCGGGCTGTTCCTCACGGTGCCGCCGGTGCCGGACGACTGGGGCAGCCGGGCGGTACGGCTCGGGCTGACCCTGGGCCCGACCCGATGGGCCTACCTGGGCGTCGCGGCGACCGCGTTCGGGCTGCTGCCGCCGTGGGCACGCCGGATGTACGGCGGCCTGGGCTGGCCGACCACTGACCTGACCGCGGGCCTGTCCGTACGGACCGTGCGGCTGCTGATCGGCGCGGTGCTGGCGGCCCCGCCCGTCCGGGACCGGATCATGCCGATGCGCCAGGCGGCCCTTGCCCGCGCGGGCCTCACCGCGTAA
- a CDS encoding DUF6758 family protein, with protein MGVTVSCPRCGAHVRPPDLMHSDWRCDNCGEVPPFHVAEHIGAEILESVLRRTAPPAERVPLWCPWPLAAGWMVTGVGWAGDDRSGVRATALACSGPDPLGGGPAELVLIAEQPGVGLGTRFAGIPGIDPGHLISEALADSGPQGPHAKVKAGGHPTPLWCVKSPEDRSAYVSEAKGMWLYAVAWPASAGYFLAEHVVLHDLSDGVPPELVYGAPSPYLHGKA; from the coding sequence GTGGGTGTCACAGTGAGTTGCCCCCGATGCGGTGCGCATGTCCGGCCGCCGGACCTGATGCACAGCGACTGGCGCTGCGACAACTGTGGTGAGGTCCCGCCGTTCCACGTCGCGGAGCACATCGGCGCCGAAATCCTGGAGAGCGTCCTGCGCCGGACGGCACCCCCGGCCGAGCGCGTGCCGCTCTGGTGCCCGTGGCCGCTGGCGGCCGGCTGGATGGTCACCGGCGTCGGCTGGGCCGGGGACGACCGCAGTGGAGTACGCGCGACCGCGCTCGCCTGCAGCGGGCCCGACCCGCTCGGCGGTGGGCCCGCCGAACTCGTGCTCATCGCGGAGCAGCCCGGCGTCGGGCTCGGCACCCGCTTCGCCGGCATTCCCGGCATCGATCCCGGCCACCTCATCAGTGAGGCGCTCGCCGACTCGGGGCCGCAGGGCCCGCACGCCAAGGTCAAGGCGGGCGGGCATCCCACTCCACTGTGGTGCGTCAAGTCCCCGGAGGATCGAAGCGCCTACGTGAGTGAGGCGAAAGGAATGTGGCTCTATGCGGTAGCGTGGCCCGCAAGCGCGGGCTACTTCCTTGCCGAGCACGTCGTCCTGCACGATCTGTCCGATGGGGTGCCGCCCGAGCTTGTGTACGGAGCGCCATCGCCGTACCTGCACGGGAAAGCGTGA
- a CDS encoding 5-formyltetrahydrofolate cyclo-ligase, whose translation MPDFALGAERSRSQKLALRRKLLQARGSLTTEARERAAAALQAELLSLVRRLPVPGRPPVDAEPASARRRPPVTISAYVPIGAEPGGPDLPEALARALQPDAELLLPVLLEDGDLDWARYTGPDSLRPGPRGLREPTGPRQGVTAITAADLVVVPALAVDRAGRRLGRGGGSYDRALARVTPATLTVALLHDGELMAEVPAEAHDRRVRAAISPGRGLTLMAGEEWTK comes from the coding sequence ATGCCTGATTTCGCCCTTGGAGCGGAAAGATCTCGGTCTCAGAAGCTTGCGCTGCGTAGAAAGCTGCTGCAGGCCCGCGGATCGCTGACCACGGAGGCCCGCGAACGGGCCGCGGCGGCGCTCCAGGCGGAACTGCTTTCCCTGGTACGGCGGCTGCCGGTGCCTGGGCGGCCGCCGGTCGATGCAGAACCCGCTTCGGCACGGCGACGGCCGCCGGTGACCATCAGCGCGTATGTGCCGATCGGGGCCGAGCCCGGCGGCCCCGACCTGCCGGAGGCACTGGCCCGGGCGCTGCAGCCGGACGCCGAGCTGCTGCTCCCGGTCCTCCTGGAGGACGGCGACCTGGACTGGGCCCGGTACACCGGGCCGGACTCGCTGCGCCCGGGGCCGCGCGGGCTGCGGGAGCCGACCGGTCCGCGGCAGGGCGTGACCGCGATCACGGCCGCCGATCTGGTCGTCGTCCCCGCCCTCGCGGTCGACCGGGCGGGACGGCGGCTCGGTCGCGGTGGCGGCTCGTACGACCGCGCGCTCGCCCGCGTGACGCCCGCGACCTTGACCGTGGCACTGCTGCACGACGGCGAGCTGATGGCGGAGGTACCGGCCGAGGCGCACGATCGACGGGTGCGCGCGGCCATCAGTCCCGGCAGGGGCCTGACCCTCATGGCGGGCGAGGAGTGGACGAAATAA
- a CDS encoding RecB family exonuclease — MPERLFVCTPSKLAAYEDCPRRYRYSYLDRPAPQKGPPWAHNSLGASVHTALKNWYALPAARRGPEALPALLTSTWVGEGYRDTEQERQAHRRALDWLESYVATLDPADEPLGVERVVAARTAVLAFNGRADRIDARPGPAGPEAVIVDYKTGRAEPGPDDARGSQALALYAFAAQRVFRRPCRRVELHHLPTGTVAVHEHTDESLARQLARAEDTARDIVTAEKAVEAGGDPDAEFPVRPGSLCAWCDFRRTCPAGAEAPAKEAWAALAV; from the coding sequence ATGCCCGAGCGCCTCTTCGTATGCACTCCGAGCAAGCTCGCGGCCTACGAGGACTGCCCCCGCCGATACCGGTACTCGTACCTCGACCGCCCCGCCCCCCAGAAGGGGCCGCCGTGGGCGCACAACTCGCTCGGCGCGAGCGTCCACACGGCCCTGAAGAACTGGTATGCCCTGCCCGCGGCCCGCCGCGGTCCCGAGGCCCTGCCCGCGCTGCTCACCTCCACCTGGGTGGGGGAGGGTTACCGCGACACCGAGCAGGAACGGCAGGCACACCGGCGGGCGCTGGACTGGCTGGAGTCCTACGTGGCCACCCTCGACCCGGCCGACGAGCCCCTCGGGGTCGAGCGCGTGGTCGCCGCCCGCACCGCCGTGCTCGCGTTCAACGGCCGCGCCGACCGGATCGACGCCCGGCCCGGTCCCGCGGGCCCCGAAGCGGTCATCGTGGACTACAAGACCGGCCGCGCCGAGCCGGGCCCCGACGACGCCCGCGGCTCGCAGGCCCTGGCGCTGTACGCGTTCGCCGCGCAGCGCGTCTTCCGCCGCCCGTGCCGCCGCGTCGAGTTGCACCACCTACCGACGGGGACGGTCGCCGTCCACGAACACACCGACGAGTCACTGGCTCGCCAGCTGGCCCGCGCCGAGGACACGGCCCGGGACATCGTCACCGCCGAGAAGGCGGTCGAGGCCGGCGGTGACCCCGACGCCGAGTTCCCGGTTCGCCCGGGGTCGCTGTGCGCATGGTGTGACTTCCGGCGTACGTGCCCGGCGGGTGCCGAGGCTCCGGCGAAGGAGGCATGGGCCGCTCTCGCGGTCTGA
- a CDS encoding MarC family protein → MNLKLFGEVFVTLLVIVDPPGMVPVFLALTGTMPTKQRTRAGTQAVGLALGVIVVFAVAGQTLLDYLHVQLPALQGAGGLLLVLVALQLLTGKTDEPSEQGGTTNVALVPIGTPLLAGPGAIVATMLFVRRAEGAPDYVVIGLAILAVMITVWLVLRFSGVIVKLLRPGGIEVLTRIAGLLLAAIAVQLIADAVAAFVRLYSA, encoded by the coding sequence GTGAACCTGAAGCTGTTCGGCGAGGTCTTCGTGACCCTCCTGGTGATCGTCGATCCCCCGGGCATGGTGCCGGTCTTCCTGGCGCTGACCGGCACCATGCCGACCAAGCAGCGGACCCGCGCGGGTACCCAGGCGGTCGGCCTCGCCCTCGGCGTCATCGTGGTGTTCGCGGTGGCCGGCCAGACACTGCTCGACTACCTGCACGTCCAACTGCCCGCGCTGCAGGGCGCCGGTGGGCTGCTGCTCGTGCTCGTGGCGCTGCAGCTGCTGACCGGCAAGACCGACGAGCCCTCGGAACAGGGCGGCACGACCAACGTCGCCCTGGTGCCGATCGGCACCCCGCTGCTGGCCGGGCCAGGCGCGATCGTCGCCACGATGCTTTTCGTACGGCGTGCCGAAGGCGCACCGGACTATGTGGTCATCGGCCTCGCCATCCTCGCCGTCATGATCACGGTGTGGCTGGTGCTGCGCTTCTCCGGCGTCATCGTCAAGCTGCTGCGACCCGGCGGCATCGAGGTGCTGACCCGCATCGCCGGTCTGCTGCTGGCGGCCATCGCGGTCCAGCTCATCGCGGACGCGGTCGCCGCGTTCGTGCGCCTGTACTCGGCCTGA
- a CDS encoding DUF2231 domain-containing protein: protein MFDQVNGLPVHALVLHAAVVFVPLLALVSVVYAVVPRWRPRVGWAAALLAIAAPVTVWVAVESGEQLYDRLVQQGMRGPILGILDDHMNFGRLTLWFSVALGVATLVMVFFTLGRSGRGLPRPAEVVLAIVVVALAAVAGYYVFRTGDSGAHAVWGSGS, encoded by the coding sequence GTGTTCGATCAGGTGAACGGTCTGCCAGTGCATGCCCTGGTGCTGCACGCCGCCGTGGTGTTCGTGCCGTTGCTGGCCCTGGTTTCCGTGGTCTATGCGGTCGTGCCGCGCTGGCGGCCGCGCGTCGGCTGGGCGGCCGCTCTGCTGGCGATCGCCGCCCCGGTCACCGTGTGGGTGGCGGTCGAGTCGGGCGAGCAACTGTACGACCGGCTGGTCCAGCAGGGCATGCGGGGACCCATCCTGGGCATTCTGGACGATCACATGAACTTCGGCCGTCTGACGTTGTGGTTCTCGGTGGCACTCGGGGTGGCCACGCTCGTGATGGTCTTCTTCACGCTCGGCCGTTCCGGCCGGGGGCTGCCGCGCCCCGCCGAGGTGGTTCTGGCGATCGTGGTGGTGGCGTTGGCCGCGGTGGCCGGCTACTACGTCTTCCGGACCGGCGACTCGGGCGCCCACGCCGTGTGGGGCTCGGGGTCCTGA
- a CDS encoding TrmH family RNA methyltransferase has protein sequence MTEDDAEIGVGPWPGPWPDGEQYDPELLATGDRRNVVDRYRYWRREAVVADLDRHRHGFHVAIENWQHDLNIGTVVRNANAFLAAEVHIVGLRRWNRRGAMVTDRYQHVRHHATIEDFVAWARADGLPIVGIDNLPGSHPMETVTLPQRCVLLFGQEGPGLSGAARTACDQVFSIAQYGSTRSINAGVASGIAMHAWIRAHAGPPPQ, from the coding sequence ATGACCGAGGACGACGCCGAGATCGGGGTGGGCCCGTGGCCCGGCCCCTGGCCGGACGGCGAGCAGTACGATCCCGAGCTTCTCGCGACCGGTGACCGGCGCAACGTGGTCGACCGCTACCGGTACTGGCGCCGCGAGGCGGTCGTGGCCGATCTCGACCGGCACCGCCACGGCTTCCATGTCGCCATCGAGAACTGGCAGCACGACCTCAACATCGGCACGGTCGTCCGCAACGCCAACGCGTTCCTCGCCGCCGAGGTGCACATCGTCGGCCTGCGCCGGTGGAACCGGCGCGGCGCCATGGTCACGGACCGGTACCAGCATGTCCGCCACCACGCCACGATCGAGGACTTCGTTGCCTGGGCCCGGGCCGATGGGCTGCCGATCGTCGGCATCGACAACCTGCCCGGCTCTCACCCGATGGAGACCGTCACCCTGCCCCAGCGCTGCGTGCTGCTGTTCGGCCAGGAGGGGCCGGGCCTGTCCGGCGCCGCAAGGACGGCCTGTGACCAGGTCTTCTCCATCGCCCAGTACGGTTCGACCCGGTCGATCAACGCGGGTGTCGCCAGCGGCATCGCGATGCACGCCTGGATCCGCGCGCACGCGGGCCCGCCACCGCAGTGA
- a CDS encoding PHP domain-containing protein, giving the protein MTRIDLHCHSTASDGTLTPADLMAAGRDAGLDVMAITDHDTTGGWAEAAAARPAGLSLVRGAELSCRWYGVQPAIPLHLLAYLFDPTEPRLAADLALIRSDRERRAEGIVELLRADGVDITWAEVQGYAAGGSVGRPHIAQALIRAGLVRTTNEAFASRWLGTRYFVPKADLDVFEAVRAVRAAGGVAVFAHPRATRRGRVVPDKLIEELAEAGLFGLEADHEDHSPEEREHVRALADRLGLVVTGSSDFHGTHKTVQLGAFTTAPEAFERIAAAATGVPVLG; this is encoded by the coding sequence GTGACCCGAATCGACCTGCACTGCCACTCGACGGCCAGCGACGGCACCCTGACCCCGGCCGACCTGATGGCGGCAGGTCGCGACGCCGGGCTCGACGTCATGGCGATCACCGACCACGACACCACGGGCGGCTGGGCCGAGGCGGCCGCCGCCCGACCGGCGGGCCTGAGCCTGGTCCGCGGCGCCGAGCTCTCCTGCCGCTGGTACGGCGTGCAGCCGGCGATCCCGCTGCACCTGCTGGCGTACCTGTTCGACCCCACCGAGCCACGGCTCGCCGCCGACCTGGCCCTCATCCGCAGCGACCGCGAGCGGCGCGCCGAAGGCATCGTCGAACTGCTGCGCGCCGACGGAGTGGACATCACCTGGGCCGAGGTGCAGGGGTACGCGGCCGGCGGATCGGTGGGCCGCCCGCACATCGCCCAGGCGCTCATCCGGGCCGGGCTGGTCCGCACGACCAACGAGGCGTTCGCGTCGCGCTGGCTCGGCACGCGGTACTTCGTACCCAAAGCCGATCTGGACGTCTTCGAAGCGGTCCGGGCGGTCCGCGCGGCCGGCGGGGTGGCGGTCTTCGCGCATCCGCGAGCCACCCGCCGGGGCCGGGTGGTGCCGGACAAGCTCATCGAGGAGCTGGCCGAGGCGGGCCTGTTCGGGCTCGAGGCCGACCACGAGGACCACTCGCCGGAGGAACGCGAACACGTCCGTGCGCTCGCCGACCGGCTCGGCCTGGTCGTGACCGGCTCATCGGACTTCCACGGCACCCACAAGACCGTCCAGCTCGGCGCGTTCACGACCGCGCCGGAGGCGTTCGAGCGGATCGCGGCGGCCGCCACCGGCGTACCCGTGCTGGGGTGA
- a CDS encoding translation initiation factor 2, translated as MSAPTGNEDDAYWRRPAQDSEPAHPDPAAPGPQPAAPYPGPPRMDPPPSYWRPPTVAQPPPPRAMPAQDMDALDEEEGSARTVTYGVGLVAGAIGLILMCLLCARALV; from the coding sequence GTGAGCGCCCCGACCGGTAACGAGGACGACGCCTACTGGCGGCGCCCGGCGCAGGATTCCGAGCCGGCCCACCCGGATCCGGCGGCGCCGGGGCCGCAACCGGCCGCCCCGTATCCCGGCCCGCCCCGTATGGACCCGCCGCCCTCGTACTGGCGCCCACCGACCGTCGCCCAGCCGCCCCCGCCGCGGGCCATGCCCGCGCAGGACATGGACGCCCTTGATGAGGAGGAAGGCTCGGCGCGGACGGTGACCTACGGCGTCGGGCTGGTGGCGGGCGCGATCGGGCTCATCCTGATGTGCCTGCTCTGCGCGCGCGCACTCGTCTGA
- a CDS encoding PH domain-containing protein gives MGPGEPSQPDNEGARRRPQDDDETFGYDDPAFNSGPENDPGAAYSDGPGYSPDAGYSPDAGYSPDAGYSPDAAYGSSRPEEYPDEYESPVFTAEELEGLGAGSGPRRVLPLEDEPTNLVARYLFPTERYRGEWKRHWIHLITPLFVGAAGTLILGYLAGFLTRQQVDGLVTAAVLLWIGVIAWVAWRVFDWYFDRFILTNKRVMVVNGIVTRKVAMMPLLRVTDMKYTQSPLGRLLNYGTFVLESAGQDQALREVKHLPNPNELYLRVVEEMYEPQAVEARLGKDGDAGDDA, from the coding sequence ATGGGTCCTGGTGAGCCGAGTCAGCCCGACAACGAGGGTGCCCGTCGTCGTCCGCAGGACGACGACGAGACGTTCGGGTACGACGATCCTGCCTTCAACTCCGGCCCGGAGAACGACCCCGGCGCCGCCTATTCGGACGGTCCCGGCTACTCGCCGGACGCAGGCTACTCACCGGACGCCGGCTACTCGCCCGACGCGGGTTACTCGCCGGACGCGGCCTACGGTTCGTCCCGCCCGGAGGAGTACCCCGACGAGTACGAATCCCCGGTCTTCACCGCGGAGGAGCTCGAGGGCCTCGGCGCCGGCTCCGGCCCGCGCCGGGTCCTGCCGCTGGAGGACGAGCCGACCAACCTGGTGGCCCGGTACCTGTTCCCCACCGAGCGTTACCGCGGCGAGTGGAAGCGGCACTGGATCCACCTGATCACCCCGCTCTTCGTCGGCGCGGCCGGCACGCTCATCCTCGGATACCTGGCCGGGTTCCTCACCCGGCAGCAGGTCGACGGCCTCGTCACGGCCGCGGTGCTGCTCTGGATCGGGGTCATCGCGTGGGTGGCCTGGCGGGTCTTCGACTGGTACTTCGACCGCTTCATCCTCACCAACAAGCGGGTCATGGTGGTCAACGGCATTGTCACCCGCAAGGTGGCCATGATGCCGCTGCTGCGGGTCACCGACATGAAGTACACCCAGTCCCCCCTCGGGCGCCTGCTCAACTACGGCACCTTCGTGCTGGAATCGGCGGGCCAGGACCAGGCGTTGCGCGAGGTCAAGCATCTGCCCAACCCGAACGAGCTGTACCTGCGCGTCGTCGAGGAGATGTACGAGCCGCAGGCCGTCGAGGCCCGTCTGGGCAAAGACGGTGACGCGGGTGACGACGCCTGA